One stretch of Akkermansia sp. RCC_12PD DNA includes these proteins:
- a CDS encoding lysozyme inhibitor LprI family protein: MMQALSLPMKMTALVLLFMFYGNISKGAPEKQQNGIVPDKQELTVLLKKSSNPNNEQQANRIRVKLWFYWEKRLQRVYQRLQRYYALRPELAEPLKTSQQAWLTARDATMYAYGFCLKKGDENRKEDGWFKANMNIMIIEMTETRCRILEELLNIVQSCDL; this comes from the coding sequence ATGATGCAGGCTCTTTCGTTACCAATGAAAATGACGGCTCTCGTGTTACTGTTCATGTTTTACGGTAATATTTCAAAAGGAGCTCCGGAAAAACAGCAAAACGGAATAGTCCCTGACAAGCAGGAACTGACGGTGCTGCTCAAAAAATCCAGTAATCCAAACAACGAACAACAAGCCAATAGAATCAGGGTGAAACTCTGGTTCTATTGGGAAAAAAGACTTCAACGGGTTTACCAGCGCTTGCAGAGGTATTACGCGCTCCGTCCGGAACTGGCGGAACCGTTAAAGACTTCCCAGCAAGCGTGGCTTACCGCCAGAGACGCCACCATGTATGCCTACGGATTCTGCCTTAAAAAAGGTGATGAAAACAGGAAAGAGGACGGGTGGTTCAAAGCCAATATGAACATCATGATCATTGAAATGACTGAAACGCGCTGCCGAATTCTGGAAGAACTGCTCAATATCGTTCAAAGCTGTGATCTTTAA
- the lptE gene encoding LPS assembly lipoprotein LptE encodes MNRIRTVLKLLLPVLSLLAGSCGYQMGGTKPPKLEFAQTVKVDLFANNSLEPRAATLVTGALADELQRDGTYRLSSRGNADIRVQGEVYSISFDQLRSSREDTYKSSELGLRLAVKYQVVDGRTGKVLYKGSAEEVGQFFDVGNIQTARTNALSYAARLVATSIAEMLTNG; translated from the coding sequence ATGAACCGTATCCGGACCGTCTTGAAACTCCTGTTGCCCGTTCTCTCTCTTCTGGCCGGTTCCTGCGGTTACCAGATGGGGGGCACCAAGCCGCCCAAACTGGAATTTGCGCAAACCGTCAAGGTCGACCTGTTTGCAAACAACTCCCTGGAGCCCCGCGCCGCCACGCTGGTGACAGGAGCGCTGGCGGATGAACTGCAGAGGGACGGCACCTATCGGCTGAGCTCCCGCGGTAATGCGGACATCCGGGTGCAGGGGGAGGTTTACTCCATCTCTTTCGACCAGCTCCGTTCCTCCCGGGAAGACACGTATAAAAGCTCGGAACTCGGCTTGCGCCTGGCCGTCAAATACCAGGTGGTTGACGGCAGGACGGGCAAAGTGCTTTATAAGGGGTCGGCTGAGGAAGTCGGCCAATTCTTTGACGTGGGGAACATCCAGACGGCGCGGACAAATGCCCTTTCCTACGCGGCGCGCCTGGTGGCAACCTCCATTGCGGAAATGCTGACCAACGGCTAG
- a CDS encoding DUF4339 domain-containing protein, producing the protein MNESNKTYYYASADGQVTGPVSKQELRKLLEQETIRESTNVIRQGDARWSRLSDFLPSQTADQNESDKTYYYASADGQVTGPVSKQELRKLLEQGAIRESANVIRKGDAQWSCLSDILPPQGRPGSSEPSRQNQKFHALAKGEVGKGFLSILLDTYAIAFKNFLSVFLAVILWILTIWIPYIHIGTTIAIFNLPVDLAKGKIISPTCIFARRYRQFFGEFFIMASLMIFGIAIGLCLFIIPGIVLAYSWMLAPILLIDKGVNPTEALTLSNKYTYGNKFSYFLASIALSVSFGVLLGLISLVSSDLGMVINILLAPVMGISLIAAMYKKLVLSGTKEA; encoded by the coding sequence ATGAACGAATCAAATAAAACATACTATTATGCCTCAGCCGACGGACAGGTTACAGGCCCCGTCAGCAAACAGGAACTGCGCAAGCTGCTGGAGCAGGAAACCATTCGTGAATCCACCAATGTCATCCGGCAAGGGGATGCCCGATGGAGCCGTTTGAGTGACTTCCTGCCGTCTCAAACCGCGGATCAGAACGAATCAGATAAAACATACTATTATGCCTCAGCCGACGGACAGGTTACAGGCCCCGTCAGCAAACAGGAACTGCGCAAGCTGCTGGAACAGGGAGCCATCCGTGAATCCGCCAATGTCATCCGGAAGGGGGATGCCCAATGGAGCTGTTTAAGTGACATCCTGCCGCCGCAAGGCAGACCCGGTTCTTCAGAGCCTTCCAGACAAAATCAAAAATTCCATGCTCTCGCCAAAGGAGAGGTAGGCAAGGGATTTCTGTCTATTTTATTGGATACGTATGCCATTGCCTTCAAAAACTTTTTATCTGTTTTTCTGGCAGTTATCCTGTGGATTTTAACCATCTGGATTCCATACATCCATATAGGAACCACGATAGCCATATTTAATCTTCCTGTGGATTTGGCCAAGGGAAAAATTATTTCTCCAACATGTATTTTTGCCAGACGCTACAGGCAATTCTTTGGAGAATTTTTTATCATGGCTTCTCTAATGATCTTCGGAATAGCGATTGGTTTATGTCTCTTTATCATCCCCGGCATCGTCCTGGCCTATTCATGGATGCTGGCGCCTATTCTTTTGATTGACAAGGGAGTCAATCCCACAGAGGCACTGACATTAAGCAATAAATACACTTACGGGAACAAGTTTTCCTACTTTCTGGCCTCAATTGCTCTATCGGTATCGTTTGGGGTTCTCCTCGGTCTCATATCCCTGGTCAGTTCCGACCTGGGTATGGTCATTAACATTTTGTTGGCTCCGGTAATGGGAATCTCTCTCATTGCAGCTATGTATAAAAAACTTGTTCTCTCAGGAACGAAGGAAGCTTGA
- a CDS encoding ankyrin repeat domain-containing protein codes for MQMIPPFFNKPLSALLLFLFLFIPQSFARDDRDNPMKQFASLLGDTLKASSCNERNLQSSKPQGKTSSPSAMKQKQNQQKQKRLFEKSAREAEKLIKKYKIDINQEVEILTQKTTPVAVVAESGNVPMMEVLIKHGVNLNQEGYTYYGRTGNKAFPAIIVAESGNVPMMELLIKHGVNLDQKVEKRNRDNILYTHPEHSLILNAAVASGHIPMIKLLLQHIPNADISGLGTTYLAARRGDLNMLRFLKEQGIPFHSACLGQAASNCKCRKPDCPHLAVMRYLLEENGFDIKRDHGSSLYYACWNENEILLHFLLEHGAECDINTTPSYAVCPSSGPVLIHMCMRKHENVNIIKTLLAKGANIHATSKHSTQNALHVASYNNCASAVPILIKAGLDVNTRDSDGKTPLILAAQLGWLETVKILLDQGADVSAKDHKGKTAADYALEASNHTEETLNGSNFDKEKAGEVYRLLSKSR; via the coding sequence ATGCAGATGATCCCTCCATTTTTTAACAAGCCATTATCCGCCCTCCTCCTTTTCCTGTTTCTGTTCATTCCCCAGTCCTTCGCCCGGGATGACAGAGATAACCCTATGAAGCAATTCGCCTCCTTATTGGGCGATACACTCAAAGCCTCTTCCTGCAATGAAAGGAATTTACAGTCATCAAAACCACAGGGCAAGACATCTTCCCCCTCTGCCATGAAGCAGAAACAAAATCAACAAAAACAGAAACGTTTGTTCGAAAAATCGGCTCGGGAGGCGGAGAAACTGATTAAAAAATACAAGATTGACATCAATCAGGAAGTAGAGATCCTCACCCAAAAAACAACTCCTGTTGCCGTCGTGGCAGAATCCGGCAATGTTCCCATGATGGAAGTGCTTATCAAGCACGGTGTAAATCTTAATCAGGAAGGATACACTTATTACGGCCGGACGGGAAATAAGGCGTTTCCCGCCATAATCGTGGCGGAATCCGGCAATGTTCCCATGATGGAACTACTTATCAAACACGGGGTAAATCTTGACCAGAAAGTTGAAAAACGCAACCGCGACAACATCCTCTACACCCACCCAGAGCATTCCCTCATCTTGAATGCGGCGGTGGCATCCGGTCATATCCCGATGATAAAGTTGCTTTTGCAGCACATACCGAATGCAGACATTTCAGGATTAGGGACTACCTATCTTGCCGCACGGCGAGGAGATTTGAATATGCTCCGCTTCCTGAAAGAACAGGGTATCCCCTTTCATTCCGCCTGTCTGGGACAGGCTGCAAGCAATTGCAAATGTCGTAAACCAGATTGCCCCCATCTGGCTGTTATGCGATATTTGCTGGAAGAAAACGGATTTGATATTAAAAGGGATCATGGCAGTTCCCTATATTATGCTTGTTGGAACGAAAATGAAATTTTGTTACACTTTCTGCTGGAACATGGGGCGGAATGCGACATTAACACGACTCCGAGCTATGCTGTCTGCCCTTCCTCCGGGCCAGTCCTCATCCATATGTGTATGCGCAAACATGAAAACGTCAACATCATCAAGACACTCCTTGCCAAAGGAGCCAATATTCATGCCACCAGCAAACATTCCACACAAAATGCTCTTCATGTAGCTTCCTACAACAATTGTGCTTCTGCCGTTCCCATCCTGATCAAGGCGGGCCTTGACGTCAATACCCGTGATAGTGATGGGAAAACTCCATTAATCCTGGCCGCCCAATTAGGCTGGTTGGAGACAGTGAAAATCCTGCTTGACCAAGGAGCAGATGTCTCCGCCAAGGACCACAAGGGAAAAACAGCCGCAGATTATGCCCTGGAAGCATCAAATCATACCGAGGAAACTCTGAACGGGAGTAATTTTGACAAGGAAAAAGCCGGGGAAGTCTATCGTTTGCTAAGCAAATCCCGCTAA
- the hisI gene encoding phosphoribosyl-AMP cyclohydrolase — protein MEQNDIASRIVFADRGKVNVEKGVEFAPKFDQNGLIPALAMDHVTHEPLMLAYMNAESLRMTMELGEAVYYSRSRQEIWHKGATSGHVQKVKQILIDCDQDALIVLVDQCGAGACHTGHHSCFYRSVPFGDELKAQPQGQPLTLRQADGGVVFDAEAVYGKGH, from the coding sequence ATGGAACAAAATGACATCGCATCCAGGATTGTCTTTGCCGACCGCGGCAAGGTGAATGTGGAAAAAGGCGTGGAATTCGCCCCCAAATTTGACCAGAATGGCCTGATTCCGGCCCTGGCCATGGACCATGTGACCCATGAACCCCTGATGCTGGCCTATATGAATGCGGAATCCCTGCGCATGACCATGGAACTGGGGGAAGCTGTTTATTATTCCCGCAGCCGCCAGGAAATCTGGCACAAGGGTGCGACGAGCGGCCATGTGCAGAAAGTGAAGCAAATTTTGATCGACTGCGACCAGGACGCCCTGATCGTGCTGGTGGACCAGTGCGGCGCCGGAGCCTGCCATACCGGGCACCACTCCTGTTTTTACCGTTCCGTCCCGTTTGGCGACGAACTGAAAGCACAGCCTCAGGGGCAGCCCCTTACCCTGCGGCAAGCGGACGGCGGCGTTGTCTTTGATGCCGAGGCCGTATACGGCAAGGGCCATTGA
- a CDS encoding tetratricopeptide repeat protein has protein sequence MNVKKLLVLMAAVAGTFILCQCSSEAPPPPGTVRMVDQKAISLMQEAKGKEEKNDLSGAIKKYRRVVEKHPLSREAPQARFRMAELYEARKDPAEAFDQYQKLIDRHPDSPLYARAMERQKEMAFGAASGALTNRVLWMFDVRMDPRNVTEWLNHVRDNAPYAPSAPQAMNVLGNYLAARGRMKEAIEAYQNLVDNHPDSPLAPMAQLQIATLYRQAAADGDRNHVNVARAQEAYEDYLQRYPNTAKAGAVRADLAAMKRELIAQQLEVAEYYLTKMKDTNAAIFCYQEVASKGDVNPAAAVKAKARLKQLGVTVR, from the coding sequence ATGAATGTGAAAAAGCTGCTTGTCCTCATGGCCGCCGTGGCCGGAACCTTCATACTGTGCCAATGTTCTTCGGAAGCACCTCCCCCTCCCGGAACCGTCCGCATGGTGGATCAGAAAGCCATCTCTCTGATGCAGGAAGCCAAGGGGAAAGAGGAGAAAAACGACCTTTCCGGAGCTATCAAGAAGTACAGGCGCGTGGTGGAAAAGCATCCCCTTTCACGGGAAGCCCCGCAGGCCAGGTTCAGAATGGCGGAACTTTACGAGGCCCGGAAGGACCCTGCCGAAGCTTTTGACCAGTACCAGAAGCTGATAGACCGCCACCCGGACAGCCCCTTGTACGCCAGAGCCATGGAACGGCAGAAGGAAATGGCTTTTGGCGCGGCCAGCGGCGCGCTGACCAACCGTGTTCTGTGGATGTTCGACGTACGGATGGACCCCAGAAACGTGACGGAATGGCTTAACCATGTGCGGGACAATGCTCCTTATGCGCCTTCCGCCCCGCAGGCCATGAATGTGCTGGGCAACTATCTGGCGGCTCGCGGCCGCATGAAGGAAGCCATTGAAGCCTACCAGAATCTGGTGGATAATCATCCGGATTCTCCGCTGGCCCCCATGGCCCAGCTTCAGATCGCCACCCTGTATCGCCAGGCGGCTGCCGACGGTGACCGCAACCACGTCAACGTGGCCCGCGCACAGGAAGCGTATGAAGACTACCTGCAGCGCTACCCGAATACCGCCAAAGCCGGAGCCGTCCGCGCGGACTTGGCCGCCATGAAGCGGGAACTGATAGCCCAGCAGCTGGAAGTAGCGGAATACTACCTGACCAAGATGAAGGACACGAACGCGGCCATCTTCTGCTATCAGGAAGTGGCTTCCAAAGGGGATGTCAATCCCGCCGCCGCCGTAAAGGCGAAGGCCCGCCTGAAGCAGCTGGGCGTGACCGTCAGGTAA
- the rsmI gene encoding 16S rRNA (cytidine(1402)-2'-O)-methyltransferase — MAEIEYSVYFVPVPIGNRADVTLRALDVLRKVDAIACEDTRHSGLLLSHYEIRKPLLSMHDHNEQSRGAEIASRAAGGESFAVISDAGMPGVSDPGYRLIQTLKEKGVSFTVLPGPSAVVTALVGSGLPTDAFFFGGFLPVKSGRKGAMLQNAVEASHTSIFYESPHRIVKTMRALAALDPHVPVCVARELTKTFETYHRGSASRLAAEFAERAPKGEIVLLVGGVNAPRLS, encoded by the coding sequence ATGGCGGAAATAGAATACAGCGTTTACTTTGTTCCGGTCCCCATCGGCAACCGGGCGGATGTCACCCTGCGGGCGCTGGATGTGCTGCGCAAGGTGGATGCCATCGCCTGCGAGGACACGCGCCATTCCGGGCTTCTGCTGAGCCATTATGAAATACGGAAGCCGCTCCTGAGCATGCACGACCACAACGAACAGTCGCGCGGCGCGGAAATCGCCTCCCGCGCCGCGGGCGGAGAAAGCTTTGCCGTCATTAGTGACGCGGGCATGCCGGGTGTGAGCGATCCGGGCTACCGCCTCATCCAGACCCTCAAGGAAAAAGGAGTGAGCTTCACCGTTCTGCCGGGGCCCTCCGCCGTGGTTACGGCTCTGGTGGGGTCCGGCCTGCCTACGGACGCTTTCTTCTTTGGCGGCTTTCTGCCCGTCAAATCCGGGAGAAAGGGGGCCATGCTCCAAAACGCTGTTGAAGCAAGCCATACGAGCATCTTCTACGAATCCCCCCACCGCATCGTCAAGACCATGCGGGCGCTGGCGGCTCTGGACCCACATGTGCCCGTCTGCGTGGCGAGGGAATTGACCAAGACCTTTGAAACCTACCATCGCGGCTCCGCTTCCCGTCTGGCGGCGGAATTTGCGGAACGTGCCCCCAAGGGGGAAATCGTGCTGCTGGTAGGCGGCGTGAATGCGCCGCGCTTGTCCTGA
- a CDS encoding DUF4339 domain-containing protein, translating to MNESDKTYYYAPPGGQASGPVSEQELRKLLEQGTIHESDNVIRKGETQWRQIRQALKNYDQSGKDTAFVPSPIPVFLPPLPTERQEENRVSAIDGAVQIMDIVEKTLNDLNTFIDNRLYSLFGFRKLVPYFKKWVNFTIHLTSVMTILTSILLAFAVASIVSAPKSMYMNPYSTFNTRAMETAQKAAEANGGMSGGTFLTALGGGFLLGVILQYISGLFSKANVNYFYNRKPVLSSMLLPRLNVIILCILLLGTLISLFFVKGLFIFLAILALASQLYMIWLHLNCDRLFMEVTDKEASGPSDLIGYMMYQLRFALVAAQTLIPVWLLGLCGFCCSVLFSEDKGGLLVRLLMSGELSICGVIGWLSLLAAPIALHLCYIFAALVPELLLSILRGWKKS from the coding sequence ATGAATGAATCAGATAAAACATACTATTATGCCCCTCCCGGCGGACAAGCCTCAGGCCCCGTCAGCGAACAGGAACTGCGCAAGCTGCTGGAACAGGGAACCATCCATGAATCCGACAATGTCATCAGGAAAGGAGAAACCCAATGGCGTCAGATCAGGCAGGCGCTGAAGAATTATGACCAGTCCGGGAAAGACACCGCATTTGTTCCCTCCCCCATCCCTGTCTTCTTGCCGCCCCTGCCAACGGAGCGGCAAGAAGAGAACCGTGTTTCTGCCATCGACGGAGCTGTCCAGATCATGGATATAGTCGAGAAAACTCTCAATGACCTCAATACGTTTATAGATAATCGTCTGTACAGTTTGTTCGGATTCAGAAAATTGGTGCCTTACTTTAAAAAGTGGGTCAATTTCACCATTCATCTGACAAGTGTGATGACGATTTTGACATCCATCCTGTTGGCTTTTGCCGTTGCTTCCATTGTTTCCGCCCCCAAATCCATGTACATGAACCCTTATTCCACGTTCAATACCAGAGCCATGGAAACCGCACAAAAGGCAGCGGAGGCAAACGGCGGGATGTCTGGAGGGACCTTCCTGACGGCGTTGGGAGGAGGCTTTCTTCTAGGCGTCATCCTGCAATACATTTCCGGCTTGTTCTCAAAAGCCAATGTCAACTATTTCTATAACAGGAAGCCGGTGTTATCCTCCATGTTGCTGCCCCGGCTCAATGTCATCATATTGTGTATTTTATTGCTTGGCACGCTCATTTCCCTCTTCTTTGTAAAAGGGCTCTTTATTTTTCTGGCGATTCTGGCTCTGGCTTCCCAGTTGTACATGATCTGGCTGCATTTGAATTGCGACCGACTTTTCATGGAAGTGACGGATAAGGAAGCCTCCGGGCCTTCGGACCTTATTGGATATATGATGTATCAGCTCCGCTTCGCGCTGGTAGCGGCGCAGACGCTAATTCCCGTATGGTTGTTGGGATTGTGCGGCTTTTGTTGTTCCGTCCTCTTTTCCGAAGACAAGGGAGGTCTCCTTGTTCGGTTGCTGATGTCGGGAGAATTGTCCATATGCGGCGTGATTGGATGGCTCTCACTGCTGGCAGCGCCCATAGCTCTTCATTTGTGCTATATCTTCGCGGCTCTTGTGCCGGAACTGCTTTTATCCATCCTGAGAGGCTGGAAAAAATCCTGA